The Halioglobus maricola genome segment AGGACTACTATGAGAAACCCGATCTACAAATCGCGACCGGTAGAGCCTAATCCCGCTCGCTTTGGCGGTGAACGTATCAACGACTTTATCGTTCTATCGGAAGCATTTTCCAATGCGTATTTGATAGAAACAGGTGAGGGTGCTGTACAGATAAACGCTGGCATGGGAATGGAGGCACCCGTTATCGAGGCCAACTTCCGCACTTTCAGTGAAGAGTCTGTGCGCGCACTGATCCTTACCCAGGGTCATGTTGACCATGTCGGCGGGACAGCCTATTTTCGCGACAAGAATCCCGGGCTGCAGGTTATCGCGAGTGAGCACAACGCCGAACACCAGGCCTACGACGCTCGACTGGCGCCTTTCAGGGCAGGGCGCTCAGCATTTGCGTTTACCGAAAAATTCGCCGAGGCATTTCAATACTATGCAGAACAGGGTTACAGCGAGTTCCCGGCCCAGGACACGCCAACGCCGGATATTGGGGTACAGGATCGCTATGCATTCGAATTTGGCGGTATGCAGTTTGAAGTGCTTGCGGTTCCAGGTGCTGAGACCAACGACTCGGTAATCGTCTGGCTACCGCAGCACCGGATTTGTTTTACCGGAAACCTGTTCGGCTGCCCGTTTGGGCATTTCCCCAACCTCGTCACTATCCGCGGCGACCGCTACCGGGATGCCTTGGTTGTTGCAGAGGCTGTAAAAGTCGTACGTGATCTTGACCCAGAGATGATCTGCTACGGCCATCACGGGCCCATCATGGGACAAGAATTGATACGCAGTGAATTGGACGCTCTCCATGGCGCCATCATGTACGTTCATGACGAAACGGTGAAAGGCATGAATGCGGGGAAGGACGTACATACGCTGATGGCTGAAATATCGCTGCCCGAAGCGCTAGAAGTCGGGCAGGGCTACGGTAAGGTATCCTGGAGTGTGCGCGCAATTTGGGAAAACTACGCCGGCTGGTTTCAGCATTCGTCCACGACTGAGCTCTATGCCGTACCTCGCACCAGCATCCATGGCGATCTGGTGGAGCTGGCGGGCGGTGCCGGAGCACTGCTGGAACGCGCGCAACAAAAATTTGATGACGGCGAGTACGAGCAGGCTCTACATCTTCTGGACATTGTTCCTGCGACAGCAGATGGCGCCGAGGCTTTGCGCGTGGCCGTTCACAGGGAGCTCGGCAAGATGACAGACAACTTCTGGCTGCAATCATGGCTGAAAAAGCAACAAGGCTAGCGATATGAGTGAGAACCGTCAGCAGTGGCAGGCGTTACTGGATGAGTTAAATCAGCGACAAGCCACGGCCGAAGCCATGGGTGGCGAAGAAAGGGTCGCCAGACAGCATGCCAAAGGGCGGCTCACTGCAAGAGAGCGAATCGATGGCCTGTTTGACCCCGATACATTCAACGAAATAGGCGCGCTTGCCGGTAGCAATCACCCGGGCGGGGAAGCGCCGCTCGCGGGCGATGGCGTTGTCGGCGGAACCGGCATGATACAAGGGCAGACGGTAGTGGCCCTGGTAGAGGATTTTACCGTCAAGGGCGGCTCCATCGGCCACGTAAATGCTGCCAAGCGCGCTCGTCTGGTGAGGCTCGCAGCGGAGCAGCGCCTGCCTCTGGTCCTGGTCCTGGAGGGCGCTGGCGAGCGAGCCAGCAATAGTTTAGAGCGATACCCGAATACCCCCAATGATCTGCAACTGGTGGCCGACCTGAAAGGCAAGGTACCGGTAGTCACCATTGTTCTGGGCGCGTCAGCCGGTCATGGTGCGCTAACGGGGATGTTTGCCGACTTGATCATCATGCTTGAGGGAGCTGCCCTGTTTACCGCCGGGCCACCGGTGGTCTTCGCTTCCATGGGCGTCGAATGCACCCCGGAAGAGCTCGGCAGTGCACAGATGCACGCGACCGAGAGTGGCGTTGTCCATAATATCGCTACCAGCGAACAGGATGCGTTCGCCCAGGCCCGGTACTTCCTGACCATGACCAACCGGCAGGATGAAGACAATTCACGCGCTCAAGGCAGTGCCCGACGCTACATTGTTGACGAGCTGCTCGACATTATCCCTCCAGCCGGGCAAAAGGCCTATGATGTGCGTGCAGTTGTGCGCGCGATTGCCGACGATGAGACCGTATTTGAGCTGCAACCCGGCTATGGCAGTTCACTGGTCGTCGCATTGGCAAGGGTTGGCGGCGTTGCCACTATGCTCGTGGCAAACCAGCCGGCCGTGCAGGCAGGCGCAATTACCTGTGAGGCTGCGGAAAAGGCGACACACTTTATCGAGGTCGCCGAGCAATTCTCGCTGCCGCTGGTCTTTTTGCTGGATAACCCCGGCGCGATGCCCGGCCCTCAGTCTGAGCGAGCGGGCATTCTCAAAGCAGCTGGGAAAATGTTCGCCGCCCAGCGGCGCTATCGTGGGCAGAAGATTGCAGTAACTCTGCGCAAGGGCTTCGGTTTTGGTTCATCGGCCATGGGGATGAACCCCTGGGACAGCCAGGCAATGAGCCTGGCGCTGCCCTCCGTGTCTCTGGGAGGGGTGCCAGCGATTGGCGGCGATGTAGCGGCAAAAGCCAGCGCGGAAGAATCTGCAAAAATGCAGGACATCCAATCGGGGGCCTGGGTGCCTGCCGATTCCATGGCCTTTGACAAGATCGTGAATCCAGTCGATCTTCGCAACGAGATCATCGACGTCTTGCACCGCAGTCGCTATCGCAGTGTTTAATAGATCTGTAGCTGGCGGATCTTTTCGAAACTGGCGAGCTGGTCTGCGGCGCTAACGCCGGGTAAGCCACCGCGAAGAATCAAGTGAGTCATCCCAAGCTCTTCCTTGTAGCGCGTCAGCGTTTCGCTCACATAGGTGATAGAGCCCACGATCGCTGTCTCGTCTGTCGCCTGGCCGCGATGCAGTCCCGCTGAGCTGAGTTGTTCTATCAGTGCTGTCTTGATTCTCTCTGCCTCGGCCTGGCTTTCCACCGTGTAGACCGTTCTCATTATCGGCGTAGTGCTCTTAACAGCGCCCGCTATCGCTCGATAGGCTTCCAGGTTTGTGGCCAGAACATCATATGACTCCAACGGAGATGCCAGGTAGGGCAAACCGAGCTCTGCAATTTGTTGCAAAGCTTTTGGGCCAATGGCTGCCGCCCACAACCGTGGCTCAGGCTGCTGGAGAGGCAGAGGAGACAGCGCTATCGGTGTTTCACCGTGCCAAAGCGCTCGTATCTGCGCGAGACGCTCTGCGAACAGCTTGCGCTTGTCACCCGAGCGAATCTCAAAGGCCTCGAACATTTTGGGTTGAATCCCACGCCCAAGCCCGAGAATGAGCCGGCCATTGCATAAGCGGTCCAACACGGCAATCTCTTCTGCTGCCAGCATGGCGTTCCGTATCGGCAGGAGATAGGACACACAGCCCAGCGCAATGTCATTGGTGACCGCAGCGGCGGCAGCCAACAGGAGCAGGGGCGCGGGAACACTGCGCTGGCCACTGAAGTGGCTCTCTGGTACCCAGAACGAGTCAAAGCCCAGCGCCTCTGCTGTGCGCGCCTGCTCGGCCAGACGGGCTCCGCTACTGATCCCTGTCCAATCCCAGGGGGTAATGCCGAGATGAATGTTTCCTGATGCATGCATGGGCCTATAATACAGCCCCATGCGATCAAAACACGCCAGACTTGACCGATTTATCAGCTATCACAAGGGTATCAGCAGGAGGGCGGTGAAGCCGTTACTGGCCCAGGGCAGGGTGCGCGTTGATAACCTTTCTACTTGTAGTGCTGACACCGTTATCGGTGAATTCACGCGGGTCGAGATTGACGACGAAGTTTTACAAGCCAAACAACCGCGCTATCTGATGATGAACAAGCCCGCTGGTGTTGTCAGCGCGACTCACGATGCGCAGCACAAAACAGTCATCGATCTGTTCTCGGGTGAGGACGTCGGAGACCTGCATCTGGCCGGTCGTCTCGACTACAACTCAACCGGGTTACTGCTGCTGACCAATGACGGACGCTGGTCTCGATGGTTGAGCGATCCACGCGCGGGAATTGTGAAACGCTATCGTGTGACCCTGCGCGACCCAGTGACCCAGCCCATGATAGAGGCCTTTCAGACCGGCATACACTTCCCATACGAAGATCTTGTGACCCGACCTGCAGCGCTGAACGTTGTTTCTGCGAAGGCGCCCTATATAGCCGACGTGGCACTAGGCGAGGGGCGGTATCACCAGATAAAGCGTATGTTTGGCCGTTTCCGCAACGAGGTCCTGGCGCTGCACCGCTATGCCATCGGGCCCTACACTCTGCCCGTCGACCTCGAGCCGGGTCAGACACGAGACGTAGAGCCAAAACTACCGTCACACTGGTCATGAACTAACCGTTCTGTCTGGCGTCCAACAACAGCGCGGCTGGTGGCGTCTTTTCCTGCACTTCTACAGGAGTAATCCACAAGCTGTTCAAGTAAATTGTGGATTAAGCGGTATACTTGCCCACGAAGGAGAGAGACTTTTTATGAACGACACCGTCCGTGGCTTCTGGGCATTCTTGACAGATCTGATCAGGTCAAAGTGGTACTGGGCTGGTCTGGTAGTGTTAGGCCTTTTTATGGAAGGCGTAGCGCTCTACTACCAGTACGTAGTGGGCGATGATCCCTGTCAGGTGTGTATTCACACTCGGATATGGGTGGCGGCATTTACGCTGCTGGCCTTCGCCATGTGTCTATTGCCAGCTCGACGCTGGCTAAATGTCGCGGGCCACCTGCTCACCGTGGTGTGCATGGCAGGCCTGTGGGAGCGCTGCAAGTATCTCTGGGATGTGGAGAGGGGCAGGGGCGACGGCACCTGTGAGATCTACCTGAATTTTCCAGATTGGTTTGCCCTGGATGTGTGGTTTCCGGCCATGTTCGAAGTGCGCACGCTGTGCGGCTTTACGCCGGCCATGCCCTTTGGTTTCACGATGGCCGAGATGTTGATCACTGCGTCTTCCTTGTTGGTTGCGGCATCCGTGATTGCGCTGGGCGTTAATCTGGCGGGAAGCGGGCGGTGATGACCGCCGATAAAACCCAATGAGAGATTGTCCCGGCGTATAATGCTCGACCCCGCACTCAATAAGCTGTAGACATTGACCACTGCCCGTCGCGAATCCAACCTAAGATTCTTTCTCCGCTATGTCTTTCATCACAAGCGCTCATACACGCTTGGGGTCGTCTTCATTTTTCTGACGAACTACCTCGCGGTCAGTATCCCCGCTTATATCGGCACCAGTGTCGATTTGCTGAGCGGCGAGCTGGCGGCGAATGACAAGGCGATGACCCAGGCAATTGCCATGGTGATCATCCTTGCTT includes the following:
- a CDS encoding LLM class flavin-dependent oxidoreductase — protein: MHASGNIHLGITPWDWTGISSGARLAEQARTAEALGFDSFWVPESHFSGQRSVPAPLLLLAAAAAVTNDIALGCVSYLLPIRNAMLAAEEIAVLDRLCNGRLILGLGRGIQPKMFEAFEIRSGDKRKLFAERLAQIRALWHGETPIALSPLPLQQPEPRLWAAAIGPKALQQIAELGLPYLASPLESYDVLATNLEAYRAIAGAVKSTTPIMRTVYTVESQAEAERIKTALIEQLSSAGLHRGQATDETAIVGSITYVSETLTRYKEELGMTHLILRGGLPGVSAADQLASFEKIRQLQIY
- a CDS encoding disulfide bond formation protein B, which encodes MNDTVRGFWAFLTDLIRSKWYWAGLVVLGLFMEGVALYYQYVVGDDPCQVCIHTRIWVAAFTLLAFAMCLLPARRWLNVAGHLLTVVCMAGLWERCKYLWDVERGRGDGTCEIYLNFPDWFALDVWFPAMFEVRTLCGFTPAMPFGFTMAEMLITASSLLVAASVIALGVNLAGSGR
- a CDS encoding pseudouridine synthase, producing the protein MRSKHARLDRFISYHKGISRRAVKPLLAQGRVRVDNLSTCSADTVIGEFTRVEIDDEVLQAKQPRYLMMNKPAGVVSATHDAQHKTVIDLFSGEDVGDLHLAGRLDYNSTGLLLLTNDGRWSRWLSDPRAGIVKRYRVTLRDPVTQPMIEAFQTGIHFPYEDLVTRPAALNVVSAKAPYIADVALGEGRYHQIKRMFGRFRNEVLALHRYAIGPYTLPVDLEPGQTRDVEPKLPSHWS
- a CDS encoding acyl-CoA carboxylase subunit beta, with product MSENRQQWQALLDELNQRQATAEAMGGEERVARQHAKGRLTARERIDGLFDPDTFNEIGALAGSNHPGGEAPLAGDGVVGGTGMIQGQTVVALVEDFTVKGGSIGHVNAAKRARLVRLAAEQRLPLVLVLEGAGERASNSLERYPNTPNDLQLVADLKGKVPVVTIVLGASAGHGALTGMFADLIIMLEGAALFTAGPPVVFASMGVECTPEELGSAQMHATESGVVHNIATSEQDAFAQARYFLTMTNRQDEDNSRAQGSARRYIVDELLDIIPPAGQKAYDVRAVVRAIADDETVFELQPGYGSSLVVALARVGGVATMLVANQPAVQAGAITCEAAEKATHFIEVAEQFSLPLVFLLDNPGAMPGPQSERAGILKAAGKMFAAQRRYRGQKIAVTLRKGFGFGSSAMGMNPWDSQAMSLALPSVSLGGVPAIGGDVAAKASAEESAKMQDIQSGAWVPADSMAFDKIVNPVDLRNEIIDVLHRSRYRSV
- a CDS encoding alkyl sulfatase dimerization domain-containing protein, with the protein product MRNPIYKSRPVEPNPARFGGERINDFIVLSEAFSNAYLIETGEGAVQINAGMGMEAPVIEANFRTFSEESVRALILTQGHVDHVGGTAYFRDKNPGLQVIASEHNAEHQAYDARLAPFRAGRSAFAFTEKFAEAFQYYAEQGYSEFPAQDTPTPDIGVQDRYAFEFGGMQFEVLAVPGAETNDSVIVWLPQHRICFTGNLFGCPFGHFPNLVTIRGDRYRDALVVAEAVKVVRDLDPEMICYGHHGPIMGQELIRSELDALHGAIMYVHDETVKGMNAGKDVHTLMAEISLPEALEVGQGYGKVSWSVRAIWENYAGWFQHSSTTELYAVPRTSIHGDLVELAGGAGALLERAQQKFDDGEYEQALHLLDIVPATADGAEALRVAVHRELGKMTDNFWLQSWLKKQQG